One window from the genome of Apus apus isolate bApuApu2 chromosome 12, bApuApu2.pri.cur, whole genome shotgun sequence encodes:
- the GDPD2 gene encoding glycerophosphoinositol inositolphosphodiesterase GDPD2, which translates to MADPPGCCHPCATCLLCLYSCQWITAKKEKKKGLHTTKCDCCWFLFLFCVFLFTLVWLYFSIIILNDFHNFNEFIFKQRKLWLDWSLVLLITTAVLITYSSVLLVLALCLQLCGQPLKLHWLHKTLLILTAVVVAAAFTGLGIKWAEEWRSARISLQATGPFLHIGIVGGMTLLAWPLASFIYHTRKPGLKVFLLLVYSAVMIALYLAPLGITSPCILEEDQLPLKPALVGHRGAPMLAPENTLMSLHKAVDCDVQVFETDVMVSADGVPFLMHDDELTRTTNVQAVFPERAALNSTAFNWTDLQQLDAGSWFLERRPFPTVQSLSAGDRYQATKQRIPSLEEALEAAKQSNISIMFDLRPENHSDYQSFVNATLEVILQSGIPLQQVLWLPDGFREQVKQQAPGIQQVYGRKRLQNEKEPLLRVNLPYQDMSSEEIRQYRQDNISVNLYVVNQPWLFSVLWCSGVSSVTTNACQVLKEMKQPIWLLPSSTYLMIWIVVDCVSFLAILWAFLLMKKCSQRRWPAESETDVLLTKINSLMQE; encoded by the exons ATGGCAGATccccctggctgctgccacccctgtgccacctgcctgctctgcctctaCAGCTGCCAGTGGATCACTgccaagaaggagaaaaagaagggcCTGCATACCACCAAG TGTgactgctgctggttccttttcctcttctgcgTCTTCCTTTTCACACTGGTGTGGCTCTACTTCTCCATCATCATCCTCAATGATTTCCACAACTTCAATGA GTTCATCTTCAAGCAGAGGAAGTTGTGGCTAGACTGGTCCCTAGTCCTGCTCATAACTACGGCTGTGCTCATCACCTACtcatctgtgctgctg GTCCTTGCTTTGTGCTTGCAGCTCTGTGGCCAGCCCTTGAAGCTACACTGGCTGCACAAG ACCCTGCTGATACTCACTGCCGTGGTGGTGGCTGCAGCCTTCACAGGGCTGGGAATAAAGTGGGCGGAGGAATGGAGAAGTGCACGTATCTCCTTGCAG GCAACAGGTCCCTTCCTGCACATTGGAATTGTGGGGGGAATGACGCTTCTTGCCTGGCCCCTGGCCAGCTTCATCTACCACACCAGAAAACCAG GTCTCAAGGTGTTCCTGCTCCTTGTGTACTCAGCAGTGATGATCGCCCTGTATCTGGCTCCATTGGGAATCACCTCCCCTTGCATCTTGGAGGAGGACCAGCTGCCCCTCAAGCCAGCCCTGGTTGGCCACCGAGGAGCCCCCATG CTGGCCCCTGAAAACACCCTCATGTCACTGCACAAGGCTGTAGACTGTGATGTGCAAGTCTTTGAGACAGACGTCATGGTGAG TGCTGACGGGGTCCCATTCCTCATGCATGATGACGAGCTCACCAGGACCACCAACGTGCAGGCTGTGTTCCCTGAGAGGGCTGCCCTAAACAGCACTGCTTTCAACTGGACAGACCTCCAGCAGTTGGATGCTGGCAGCTGGTTCTTGGAG CGGAGGCCATTTCCCACCGTGCAGAGTCTTTCTGCTGGTGATCGCTACCAGGCAACTAAGCAGAGgatcccatccctggaagaggcACTCGAGGCAGCCAAGCAGAGCAATATCTCCATCATGTTTGACCTCCGGCCCGAGAACCACAGTGACTACCAGAGCTTTGTCAATGCCACCCTGGAAGTGATCTTACAGTCAGGCATCCCACTACAGCAG GTCCTCTGGCTGCCGGATGGGTTCAGGGAACAGGTCAAACAGCAAGCCCCAGGCATCCAGCAAGTTTATGGTCGGAAGAGACTCCAGAATGAGAAGGAGCCACTGTTGCGTGTCAATCTTCCCTACCAAGACATGAGCTCTGAGGAGATCAG GCAGTACCGCCAGGACAACATCTCTGTCAACTTGTATGTGGTGAACCAGCCCTGgctcttctctgtgctgtggtGTTCTGGGGTCAGCTCTGTCACCACCAATGCCTGTCAGGTGCTGAAGGAGATGAAACAACCCATCTGGCTGCTC cccagcagcacttACCTCATGATCTGGATTGTTGTAGACTGCGTTTCCTTCCTTGCCATCCTCTGGGCCTTCCTCTTGATGAA GAAATGCTCCCAGAGAAGATGGCCAGCAG aGTCTGAGACAGATGTGCTGCTCACAAAGATCAACAGCTTGATGCAAGAGTGA